The Trichomycterus rosablanca isolate fTriRos1 chromosome 20, fTriRos1.hap1, whole genome shotgun sequence genomic interval CAAAGGTACATACAAATATATTACTATACATGCAAATGCTAAATTATAATTTATGCTAAAATCATTGCAAGCAAGTTTATAAACTGGTCCATGATcacaaaaaaagctttttacctCATTGGATTTACAGAATGAAAGTCGTGTTATGAAACCCACCATTGTACTTACAACCACAGCATTAAACGACCATATAGCTGTAATAACTGCAGTCATAAACGAGTGAGTAACAATAGCATGGTATCTCAGAGGTAAGCAAATGGCAACAAAACGATCATATGCCAAAGCAGTCAGAGTTAAAGTCTGTCCACAGACAAAAAAGAAGCAAAAAAACATGTTGGCCAAACAAGCCTCATAAGAAATGTATGGTGAATCAGAAAGAAATGTCTTTAACATGTTTGGGATCAGTGCATTCGTTTCACCAAAGTCTGCCAGAGCTAAATTAAAGATCCCTAAGTTTTTAGGACTGTGCAGAGTTTTCTCAGTGAAAATCATGAAAAGAACAGTCGAGTTTCCACACActgcaataatataaataaaaataaaaagaataaagtaaTATTTGCTGTTTGGTATTTCAGAAAATCCACTGATATAAAAGTACTCCGGGCGCAcaaatgttatattttgtaataagCTGGAGTTTATTAAAGTGTTCATCATGAAGTTCTTGATTGAAGCTTGAAGTGGTTTCTCCAGCCTAATATGAAACATGGACACATAATTAGTACTTTTTCTATAGTTCCCTGCATAAAATTACAATATAATGttagtatttattaaaaaactgTTTTCTTATTTACAGTTTGCTAATTCTGAATGCTGACTATtgaaaatatgtaaatacacaaatattgaATTAAAAAGTATATTTGAACCGTATAAATTAGTACCTACCACTTCTCAGTTAAAAAGCTTTTATCCGTAAATGATTAGAAATGTTTCAATATTTAACTATTAGACTCTGAGATTCTGTGTTGCCTTTTGTTCTACCATGTAACTGCTGTAACTGTTTGCTGTGCTTGAGAGTAAACATGAgctatatgtagagaaactgggCCGTATTTTCCTCACGTGATTGCTGATACACTGATGAAGTGATGTAAATACAGCTTACCTGGCTGATGTAATATTATCctttttcattttattgattttttttttgagttGCTGTGAACACATTTTCTACCCATGACTGAACTCATACTTGTTTGTCAAAAGTAGTGAGGAAGGAGGCTGAGAAATTTTAAGctgatttttcatcttttttaatCTGTCCAGTTTTTGCAATTTATAAGTTACACAGTCAGCaaaatattactgattgtagCTACACTTATGAACTACTATATGATCATGCTTGACAACAGTTACAATAGTGTTAGGCTTGTCTGCctcacatttttcctttaaacTTACATAGTTCTTTTAAATCTAACCACAAGAACAAagtgttttctttgtttgtttgtttattagaattgtatctttgtgttttacactttggctacattaatgacaggacaggtagttacagttTATCTGCAGTTCACCTAACtcccatgtctttggactgttatTACGTGGTTAATGCGATGAATGAATAAACCTGTATCACAATAATGAAAAAGTAATTTTCCCCTAAagctaataactggttgtgccattCCTGGCAGTAACAATTGCAATCCAACATTTGCAATAACTTGTAAATGAGACTTTTACATTGCTGAGTACTTCTTacttctttgcagaattgttttaattaattggTTAATAGTTAATTTGGAGGGTGCATGAACTGCTTTTGTAAGGTTTTGTCACAGCATCTTAATAAGAGCAGAGCCAGGTCACAACTTGACTCGGCCACTTCAAAACCTTAATTCAGATTCTTTTGACCCCTTCAGAGGTGGATTTGTATAACCCAACTGTGCTGGAGCTTTGGGTCACAAACTAAAGGGTggacattctccttcaggattttctgacAGACAGGAGAATTTATGGTTCCATTAATTAAGAGAAGTCATCCAGGTCCTGCGGAAGCAAAGCagcatcacaccaccaccatgtttgagtGTTGTTATGATGTTATGGTGGAAATCGGTGTTAGCTTTACAACAGATGAAACAGGACCTTGTCCTCCAAAAATACACAGAATATTATCCCAAAGGTCTCATCTAGATGttttatgaaaaatgcaaaataagccTTTGTGTTCATTTTGATAAATGGTGGTTTTTGCTTTGCAAATCTCCTGTGAATGCCAATTTTGTTTATCTTATTGAGGAGAGAAATCGTGTATATTAaccttaactgaggcaagtgaGGCCTTCAGTTTTGTGTTAATACAGGTTTTCTgtgtctaatattaaaagtcatttgttaatttaattatttttaatgtattcattacACACAACAGCAATGGTTTAAACAGTAAGCTTTCAAATTGGACCACAGAACATTAACACATATAAAAAAGTATAGAATATATACTGTAACATGGCTCATCTACTGAATAAGTGAGCCATGTTAAGAGTCGTGTCCTTATGTGTTGCCGTTTTCATTGTCAGAGGGGGCTCAGAGGTGCAAATAATTGATGTGTCAGTTTTTCTTGATTGATTTTCTTGATCACCTGTGCCTTGTAAGCGTTAATACGCTCCAGGTGAAACATATCATGGTGTCTTCCTCTCAGATTATCCAGCTCCTCTGTCTGGCAAACCTGCTTTTCCATAAACCCACAGAGCCAGGCGGCCTGATCCGGTCTGGTTTTCTGCTGGCGTGTGATGCCAGAATTTTGTCTCTTTCTGAAAAGTAACTCCAGTATAGTTAATCTACGTTATGCACAGATTGTGCCAGTTAGTGGGGTAGGGTGTGCTGGCtatgttaaatataaaataaataattcagttaTTCATCTTTAGTAACCACTTTTTCATAAGGTTGGCTAAAGCAACATTTCAAACAATGGAAACAGGACAGGGTTCCAATTcatcacatatacaaaaatgatttttaatgtatttattaaaacaatGCTTTTTTACAAGAGTTTGTTAAACTGTTCAATGCAggtaaatacaaaaaagtcatgaacaattttcaTCAGCTGCTTCTAAAACATGGAAGATATAttaatcatatacagtgtatcacaaaagtgagtacacccctcacatttctgcaaatatttcattatatcttttcatgggacaacactatagacatgaaacttggatataacttagagtagtcagtgtacagcttgtatagcagtgtagatttactgtcttctgaaaataactcaacacacagccattaatgtctaaatagctggcaacataagtgagtacaccccacagtgaacatgtccaaattgtgcccaaatgtgtcgttgtccctccctggtgtcatgtgtcaaggtcccaggtgtaaacgggaagcagggctgttaaatttggtgttttgggtacaattctaacatccgaaatctgggtgtaatttttgatagcaacctctcttttgaccgccatgtaaatcacatcaccaaaactgctttctttcatctaaaaaacatagcacgtctacgtccatcactctccttttctgccgccgaaaccttgattcatgcttttattacatccagaattgattattgcaatagcatcctttatggtacatctaacaaaatcctaaaaaaacttcagtatatccagaattcagctgctcgcctccttactcatactcgctcccgtgatcatattacacctgttctccaaaaacttcattggcttcccgttgctcaacgcattcaattcaaaattcttctattcactcacaaagctctccataatcaggccccatcctacctcaccgacctgctccatcatcacattccctcccgtagccttcgctcttctgaggctaacctactgtccataccctctaggaccaagcaccggacctggggtgacagggccttttccatagctgctccatctttatggaatgctctccccaaacacctacgagattgtcctgacctgtccaaattcaagtcacttctcaaaactcatctattcaaaatggcatttaacttgtaacaacacgaaataaatgcttttatttttgctattctttttaatagtttttatacttagatcacgacagaaatgtgaagtcctagatcctaaaacttgtaaagttttcagtttcctgattgcatgtgaatctgtcctgtttctgtctaattttaagaaattgttctatatttgttgttctctctcataatttagctaatttttaatgaactgtcttatgctgctctctttgtttttatcttaattattcttgatgttgatgtactattttgattttgtactatgatttgtatggtgtatgtacgtatttgttttgattatttgtcttatgtaaagcgtctttgagtacactgaaaaaaaaaatccattgaatttacttaattttaatgTGTACATCGGTCCCACATGATCAAATTGTGGCCAACTgatattattttttcttgtcaaggtaaaatatttcattcacaTTCAAACTAGTAAATTGAATCATGTTGATACAAAACAGAAATTCTCAttactgttaaataaatgtattgtgttatgttaaatcaatttaatcatgtaatgttaatcaatttattcatgtaatgttaaatcaatttaatcatgtaatgttaatcaatttcatcaggtaatgttaaatcaatttaataatgtaatgttaatcaatttattcaggtaatgttaaatcaatttaatcatgtaatgttaatcaatttcatcaggtaatgttaaatcaatttaataatgtaatgttaatcaatttCATCAAATAACATTAAATCAATTTCATCATGTTAAGGGTACATGATTTTAACTGTAACGGCAGCTATATTTTTATTGTGGAATTTgagttaattttaattaagcaagTTAACTGTTCAGATCTTACAGTGGTACTAAGGACCTATTGAAATtgcttcatttaaataaatcacaaacATCCATATGTTAGTTGTATGCAAATACAAAACCATGAATGGAAACATATGACAAAGAAAAGGCAGAGTCAGAATTCTGTACTAAAATTGCTttagtgagttttttttttttttttaagcttcacAGAGAACAAAATTTTGCCAACAGACTCATTTTAGTTCCTATAAACTGATTTAACttttaaatatatactatactataaaaATACTATTTAATACTGTAAACCCTGTTTAAGCAACAGATTattcaaacacatgcaaacCACCAtagtggtttaaaaaaaaaagtgcaatgTATTCACAATACACAAGACTTGCACTGACTATTTTCacactaaataaatgcaatacaTGGTACTCATACATAATCCAAgtgcatttttaatgcatttttaattagagCTAGAGTGTACATCCAACCTCAAAGTGCTGAAAACATTTTAACAGTATAAACTATATATGTActtctatacactgatcagacataccATTAAACCcacccaccttgtttctacactcactgtccattttatcagctccacttaacatatagaagcactttgtagttctacaattactgactgtagtccatctgtttcactacatgcctttttagcctcctttcaccctattctgcaagtcaggacccccacagagcaggtattatttaggtggtggatcattctcagcactgcagtgacactgacatggtggtggtgtgttattgtgtgttgtgttggtatgagtgtatcagatacagcagtgctgctggagtttttaaacacagtgtccacttactgtccactcttattagacactcctacctagtcggtccaccatgtagatgtaaagtcagagacaatcgctcatctattgctgctgtttgagtcgctcatcttctagaccttcatcagtggtcacaggatgctgcccacagggcactgttgtctggatgtttttggttggtggacaattatcagtccagcagtgacagtgaattgtttaaaaaccccattagtgctgctgtgtctgattcactcataccagcacaaccaccacaatgtcagtcactgaagtgctgagaatgatccaccacccaaataatacctgctctgtgggggtcctgaccattgaagaacagtgtgaaagggggctaacaaagcatgaagagaacagatggactacagtcagtaattgtaaaactacaaagtgcttctatatggtaagtggagctgataaaatggacaatgagtctagaaacaagaaggtgcatGCAAGTCtgcatatacaaccccaaatcagataaagttgtggagaatgctaataaaaaaaaaacagttttctcAGCTTTGTATGGTAGTTAGATAGTTTATGACAATTTAGGCACATGAAAAAAAGCAGGTCAAGTAGATAGTGCACTTGAACAGTCACTTGATGACATATCTGTATCAGAACCAGCTGACAGGGAAGAAGAGTCACTTACAGAGGAAAGACTGAAAGCTTGGGGATTTAAGACTGGACCACTAACTACAGAACTTTCATAATCTTACTGCATAGTCCTCTACTTCTGAAATTGagataaggtaaaaaaaaaactcatttccAAACATGGAATCCAGGTACTAAAGTCTAAACCTTTCAGCAAGTCCACACCATAAGATCAATAGATGCAGGGAGTCCTTGGGAGAGAGTTAACCTCTGAGCACTGGCATCAGGCAAGATAACCTTAGGGATTAAAGAAGTCACCATCTTCAAagctgtttactctgcacaaaaacaaacaaaaaaaaattcaggacaacaaaaataatatttaaatcccttaaaaaacattaatacaaaATGTTAACTACATTTCAGGCTGATATTTGGCCAAATCACCTTTTCCCAAATTAAACCACAAGTGAAAAGGTCAGTACTGCATATCTGGTGAATAGCATAGATCAGTgtcaattttttaaaattaaattaataaattataataacttaTAAATTAGACATAACGACAAGTCCTAATACATACCTATAATGTTAATGACCTGCAGACTCCATGAAATAGAATAATGAAAGAGTAGGTTAGCATAAGTATTTTAATGTATAACTAATTATCTGAGATAAACAGCACATTTACTTTCTTAGCTCACCTTTTATATCAATGTGCCTTTTCAAAGTCAACATGCAAGCTGATCCAATCTTGTAGTGGATAAGTATCAAGGAGTTCACCAGCCCTATAAGAGAGACCTATTTGAAACAGTTTCTGTGCACCCCTTGCAACGCCACATTCCCACCACTAAACCCTGTAACAAACACCAAAATAATCAGTAGGCACATAATTAAACCTCCAATgtgccccaaacacacacaacatataaaaatatacacaaaatgACTGCACCTCATAATATATTATGGAAATCTGCTATAACCTCCACATCAACTGTCCCTAAAAAGTAACACTAACTAGACTAACTCAAAACAACTAaatgagttattattattattgatttcagGTGTTTGTTAAAGTCTTGTTTGGAATGGCAGtgtgcaaatatatatatatatatatataaaacttatGGGTGGATCTTAAAGCCTCACAAAACACAGCTTTATGAATTTAGAGGCAGGACAAAGACAGCACTTACCAGAACAATGCCTTTTAGTGCGTGTGCGTTGCGAAAAGAATGAGGAACCTAAGAAAAGATATTTTAATCAATAAGGTAAACTCAGTACATGCcctcagttaattaaaagaccACAAACAAATAAAGATGCAACAGACTTATTTTCTGTAATAGCTTACAATGTTAGACATAACGgcaatatttaaacaaaacttaGACTCAACTTATATTATAGGCtaattgtgtaatatttttgtaaGCAAAATCCTCAAAACGATGCATAAAGTACAGAGCCACAATATTACCATACAGCCGTTTATAAAATATGGGATTTTTTCCCGTTATAATGCTGATTGACGGTTTAGCTGTGAGTAGGCCTACACTGAAGCACTGTTCTCATCTAAGAAACGTTCATATTTAACCAGCGAATGTTAATGTTGGTTATACTAGTGGGAATGTTGCCTACTCGAACACgaacataaattaatttgaCTTACTTTTTCGATTAGTGTTGATGACAACGTGTCGCCACCTAATCATTCACAGTTCTGGCGGTAAACGACTTGTTATTTGACGAAAGTTAAAATCCAGTTAATTTGTGCAATACCGCCACTTTCTGCTCCGGAGTGCAGAATGACACTGACCGGCGTCTTCAAACATATTTAGTTCCGGTTGTGTCCAAACGCAAATAAATTGATTTCACTTttcaatgtaattatttaaaccATCGTGAAATAAATGTCTACATTTAGTATTCATCATAATATGTAGTCTACGTGATTAAATCATGTTCACCAAACGGAATATTATCTAATTGTTGCATGtacgtgttttattattttaaatttaaaaaccttctctttttcagttatAACTGGACCTAcggtttaaatttaaattacacaATGTTACAACAGGACTTAAGACGCGACTGAAATGGTTTAAAATGAAGTTTTATATCGAATACTAAGTCCAAACTAAAAACgtaatgctgttattcatttaaaatgaccAGAATCACTTACCAAAAAGACCGACATCACATGAAactaaattttaaaaatataatatattttgaaaatacacatgaaaatattttgaataaaaCAGCTATTACAgctcaaaatgtaacaaaatgatAAAACTAAATACTCACCGGATTGATTTCTGAAGAGGAAAAATGGCGCTGCTGAAGTGGAAAAAGTTCAGACAGCCTCGAATGTCCCGGATGAAGAAAGTGGACACACGTTGGGATAACTCAGAAATATTGCATTGACcgaaaatgaattaattaagtaAATCGGTGATTCAGCTGTATTTCATTAACTCAACTTAATTAAATCAAGTTTTACGCACTTACACGAATATGTTAAGTAACTGTAATGAAAGAAACATGAGTAAAATCAACAACAGCcttaaatcatttttttcagtgtatcttgaaaagcgctatataaataatatgtattattattattattattaattctctcatactggtgttcggcgtcatatccagaggttggctttaaaaaatagacacatgagtgctgccagcattgctgcagaggttgaagacgtgggaggtcagcctgtcagtgctcagaccatacgccgcacactgcatcaactcggtctgcatggtcgtcatcccagaaggaagctgacgcacaagaaagcccgcaaacagtttgctgaagacaagcagtccaagaacatggattactggaatgccctgtggtctgacgagaccaagataaacttgtttggctcagatggtgtccagcatgtgtggcggcgccctggtgagaagtaccaagacaactgtatcttgcctacagtcaagcatggtggtggtagcatcatggtcttgggctgcatgagtgttgccggcactggggagctgcagttcattgagggaaacatgaattccaacatgtactgtgacattctgaaacagagcatgatcccctcccttcgaaaactgggcctcatggcagttttccaacaggataacgaccccaaacacaacctccaagatgacaactgccttgctgaggaagctgaaggtaaaggtgatggactaaacccaattaagcacctgtggcgcatcctcaagtggaaggtggaggagttcaaggtgtctaacatccaccagctccgtgatgtcatcatggaggagtggaagaggattccagtagcaacctgtgcagctctggtgaattccatgcccaggagggttaaggcagtgctggataataatggtggtcacacaaaatattgacacatttgggcacaatttggacatgttcactgtggggtgtactcacttatgttgccagctatttagacattaatggctgtgtgttgagttattttcagaagacagtaaatctacactgctatacaagttgtacactgactactctaagttatatccaagttttatttctatagtgttgtcccatgaaaagatataatacaatatttgcagaaatgtgaggggtgtactcacttttgtgatacactgtacatcagaAATTGCAGTTTTATTGTGCAAAACTGTTATTGGAGCCATTTAGTAAAATACATAGTTTCACAAAAACACAGgttatataaacagtatataaaatACCCGCTACTTACAGGTAAAAAGATTAAAACAATGGCATGTATTTTCCTCACGGGATATCTGGAGACAGCtatagtgtttaatattatttttgtgaTTTCAAATCTATAGTAAACTGTAAGTGACCATTTGATTTATTACCAGCtttgtaaattaaattaaaaaggataatatatacatgtacaaataatacatatattttcaaaattattatacaTAAATGCTTAATATTGTATGTGGAAAACACCACACATTGATTTATTGTATATAACAGATACACCaggtttttaaaatttatttataatacatttatataatacaTTGCTATAAAAGTGTGGTAAAGGTGTTTTACCTGCAcatactaaaaatataaagaaaataaattcatGAATATTTGTTCAttaaactgttttcaattgatCAATGTGAAGTTAACAAAATTATTGTAGTAGTTACAgtgtattattaatgtattataacagaaaaaatacatttaaaaattactAGAttgtttagtaaaaaaaatcttaaaggaaatacaaaagataaaggAAATATTAAATGGTCATTTTATAGAACAGTGGTGTTTAAATTTTCACTATAACACCTCTAAATTCCTTTGTGCTTAAAACATAAATGATTGGATTTAACATGTGAAATGGTCATTGATAGTGAAGTATTGATTATTCTAGCATTAGGATGTAGAAAAGTAGTTACTGCagccatatactgtatgtacctaatgaaaaaaggaaaaatattcCTACTTCAGTGATTTAAGCCGAGCCTCCCATGTTGTTTTCTAAACAAGGCTGAAATGATTCCTAAATAATATGGCAATAAAAGGTGCATACAAATATATTACTACACATGCAACATTTATAATGTAGTTTGGGCTAAAACCATTACAAGCAATTTCATAAACTGGTCCATGATCACATGAAAAGCTTTTTATCTCATTGGTTTTACAGAATAAAAGTCGTGTGATTAAACCAACCATTGTACTTTTTACACTCTGAGATTCTGTGTTGATTCTGTGTTGCCTTTTGTTCTACCATGTAACTGCTGTAATTATTTGCTGTGCTTGAGAGTAAACATGAgctatatgtagagaaactgagcCGTATTTTGCTCACGTGATTGCTGATACACTGATGAAGTGATGTAAATACAGCTTACCTGGCTGATGTAATATTACCTTATTatgtaatattacattattacctTATACctttttcattttattgatttatttttagagttgCTGTGAACACATTTTCTACCTGTGACtgaacacatactgtacatcttTGTTAAAAGAAGTGAGGAAGGAGGCTGAGAAATTTAAGctgatttgattttttttattattattttgtccagtttttgCAATTTATAAGTTACACAGTCAGCAATATATTACTAAAGCATAATATTACCAGAACCATCCCTGATGGCAGTTACAATTATGAATTACTATGATCATGCTTTACAACAGTTACAGTAGTGTTAGGTTTGTCTTCCTAACATTTTCCCCTTTAAACTtacatatttgtttttaatctaAGCACAAGACTGTAACTGAAAACTCAGTTTtctcagtttgtttttttgtttgtttattaggattttaccattCGGttcattaatgacaggacaggtagttacaggttacacacaattttacacatgatgtcaaacaccatcacaggcaattttgtattaGCAGTTCACCCAACTtacagtctttggactgttatTACACGGTTAATGACACGTGGCGGTAAAGCATTCAACCTGAACTACTGGACATACAAAGTAATGTCTAAAGTAACTGCTTGAGAAGATATTATGAATATGAATTGTATAAATGAGatctgtattattttattaactaatttatttataatacatttatataatacaTTGCTAAAAGTGTGGTAAATGTGCTTTTACCTGCatatactaaaaatataaagacaattaATTCATGAATATTTGTTCAttaaactgttttcaattgatCAATGCAAAGTTAACAAAATCATTGTAGTTGTTACAATGTGTGTTGTGACAGAAAACAGTGACTATAAAACGTAACTAGACTCAAGTTAAGAAAATGTGTAATCCCTAAAACAactgaattaggatgtaaaaaTATGTGGTTGAGGGTTTATGTTGG includes:
- the LOC134334840 gene encoding olfactory receptor 1M1-like, translated to MMNTLINSSLLQNITFVRPEYFYISGFSEIPNSKYYFILFIFIYIIAVCGNSTVLFMIFTEKTLHSPKNLGIFNLALADFGETNALIPNMLKTFLSDSPYISYEACLANMFFCFFFVCGQTLTLTALAYDRFVAICLPLRYHAIVTHSFMTAVITAIWSFNAVVVSTMVGFITRLSFCKSNEVKSFFCDHGPVYKLACNDFSINYNLAFACIVIYLYVPLIAIFLSYLGIISALIRITTWEARLKALKTCASHLIVVGIFFLPSLGTYMAAITTLLHPNARIINTSISASIPPMLNPIIYVLSTKEFRGVIVKMFTKKSNINSQAQIFTI